The following are encoded together in the Fusarium keratoplasticum isolate Fu6.1 chromosome 1, whole genome shotgun sequence genome:
- a CDS encoding ENTH domain-containing protein, with protein sequence MDLNDLKSTVSNLTLYDLKAGFRKAQNAVMNFTEMEAKVREATNNEPWGASSTLMQEIANGTFNYQTLNEIMPMIYRRFTEKAAEEWRQIYKALQLLEFLIKHGSERVIDDARGHISLLKMLRQFHFIDQNGKDQGINVRNRAKELAELLSDVDRIRSERKKARATKNKYTGVEGGATFGGGFSSGSSGRYGGFGSESADYGGGSSGGANFGGYSGGVYGDGGGFGGQSDDWREGGGSGSGSRADRFEEYDEFDEDERPAPASRAAAKRPERAPAAKKAAEPPKKKEPEVDLFSFDDTAPASSSAAPAASSFAAMAPTNTTAASAPADDDDEFDDFQSATPAAQPATSSNFAQTAAPAVTSAASTTAHFAAPQPQSAPQQADISQMVSMASISPANSARGTPGVNYSAFSIPAAAPAAAPAAQQGGFQSGPNYFGTVQAQPAKPASVSGLPGMSSASNAPTTMANMKPVTSPGAKPPAAGGDAFGALWGKASAGIKKSSTPTAGPTMGQLAKEKSSAGIWGAPSAGSSSGNAAPKTGGSAMDDLLG encoded by the exons ATGGATCTCAACGACTTGAAGAGCACGGTCTCGAACCTGACCTTGTATGACCTCAAGGCCGGCTTTCGAAAGGCCCAAAATG CTGTTATGAACTTTACTGAGATGGAGGCAAAG GTTCGCGAGGCGACGAACAACGAACCCTGGGGAGCCTCCTCCACCCTGATGCAAGAGATTGCCAACGGCACCTTCAACTA CCAAACCCTCAACGAGATCATGCCCATGATCTATCGTCGCTTCACCgagaaggccgccgaggagtGGCGTCAGATTTACAAGGCTCTCCAACTACTCGAGTTCCTCATCAAGCACGGCTCCGAGCGCGTGATTGATGATGCCCGGGGACACATCTCCCTCCTCAAGATGCTCCGCCAATTCCATTTTATTGATCAGAACGGAAAGGACCAGGGTATCAATGTGCGCAACagggccaaggagcttgccgAGCTCCTAAGCGACGTCGACCGCATCCGATCCGAGCGCAAGAAGGCGCGTGCGACCAAGAACAAGTATACTGGCGTCGAAGGTGGCGCGACCTTTGGCGGCGGCTTCTCGAGTGGCAGCTCTGGTCGCTATGGCGGCTTTGGCAGCGAGAGTGCCGACTATGGCGGTGGTAGCAGCGGCGGTGCCAACTTTGGTGGTTACTCTGGAGGTGTCTATGGTGATGGCGGTGGTTTCGGTGGCCAGAGCGACGATTGGCGagagggcggcggcagcggcagcggtaGCAGAGCTGACCGATTCGAGGAGTATGATGagtttgacgaggatgagaggCCAGCTCCTGCATCCCGAGCTGCTGCGAAGAGACCAGAGCGAGCCccggcggccaagaaggcagctgagcctcccaagaagaaggagcctgaggTGGACTTGTTCTCTTTCGATGATACTGCGCCGGCATCATCCTCTGCGGCGCCGGCCGCGTCCAGCTTTGCTGCTATGGCTCCCACTAACACCACCGCCGCCTCAGCGCCAgcggacgacgacgatgagttTGACGACTTCCAGTCTGCTACTCCTGCGGCCCAGCCTGCAACCTCCAGCAACTTTGCTCAGACCGCTGCGCCCGCTGTGACATCGGCAGCTTCTACAACTGCTCACTTTGCTGCTCCCCAACCCCAGTCGGCCCCCCAGCAGGCCGACATCAGCCAGATGGTCAGCATGGCGTCAATCTCACCCGCGAATAGCGCCAGGGGCACTCCCGGAGTCAACTACTCTGCCTTTAGCattcctgctgctgctccgGCTGCCGCCCCTGCCGCACAGCAGGGAGGCTTCCAGTCCGGACCCAACTACTTTGGCACCGTTCAAGCGCAACCCGCGAAGCCCGCCTCGGTGTCTGGCCTTCCAGGCATGTCCAGTGCTTCCAACGCACCgaccaccatggccaacatgaAGCCCGTCACCAGCCCCGGAGCCAAGCCCcctgctgctggaggagatgccTTTGGTGCGCTCTGGGGCAAGGCAAGTGCCGGCATCAAGAAGTCCAGCACGCCCACCGCTGGGCCTACCATGGGccagctggccaaggagaagagcagTGCCGGAATCTGGGGTGCCCCCTCCGCGGGCTCCTCTAGCGGCAACGCGGCGCCCAAGACTGGCGGCTCTGCCATGGACGATCTCCTGGGCTGA
- a CDS encoding Peptidyl-prolyl cis-trans isomerase yields MEGGRRRGRELPGSLHVTWLPISPHHYPSPAFSYWLRRPALTFCPSSLLKMRPSLLQPLLPRHTSSCFSAARTSFSLPQLVSSSNTFRTSRFFSATSAIMGNKVYFDIEWEGPVFQNGKPTSTVQEQKGRINFNLFDDVVPKTAENFRALCTGEKGFGYKGSSFHRIIPDFMLQGGDFTRGNGTGGKSIYGEKFADENFQLKHDKPGLLSMANAGPNTNGSQFFVTTVVTSWLNGRHVVFGEVADEESLNVVKALEATGSGSGNIKYQKRPTIVDSGEL; encoded by the exons ATGGAAGGAGGCAGAAGGCGTGGAAGGGAGCTCCCCGGCTCACTTCACGTGACTTGGCTTCCGATTTCACCCCACCACTACCCCTCTCCCGCCTTCTCCTATTGGCTCAGACGGCCCGCGCTAACATTTTGCCCCTCCAGCTTGCTCAAAATGAGaccctccctcctccagcCCCTCCTACCCCGCCATACCTCTTCTTGCTTCTCTGCCGCGAGAacttctttctctcttcctcaacttGTGTCTTCTTCCAACACTTTCCGAACTTCTCGATTCTTCTCAGCAACCTCCGCAATCATGGGCAACAAGGT CTACTTCGACATTGAGTGGGAGGGTCCCGTCTTCCAGAACGGCAAGCCCACCAGCACCGTTCAGG AGCAGAAGGGTCgcatcaacttcaacctcttcGACGACGTGGTCCCCAAGACCGCTGAGAACTTCCGTGCTCTCTGCACtggcgagaagggcttcgGCTACAAGGGCTCTTCCTTCCACCGAATCATCCCCGACTTCATGCTCCAGGGCGGTGACTTCACCCGTGGCAAC GGAACCGGTGGCAAGTCCATCTACGGCGAGAAGTTCGCTGATGAGAACTTCCAGCTGAAGCACGACAAGCCTGGTCTGCTGTCCATGGCCAACGCTGGCCCCAACAC CAACGGCTCCCAGTTCTTCGTCACCACCGTTGTCACCTCTTGGCTCAACGGCCGCCACGTCGTCTTCGGCGAGGTCGCTGACGAGGAGTCTCTCAACGTTGTCAAGGCTCTTGAGGCCACTGGTTCTGGCAGCGGCAACATCAAGTACCAGAAGCGCCCTACCATCGTCGACTCTGGTGAGCTGTAA